tatttgctgcaacatatacggccattgtactttaactacacgccgtatgctaattagccaacgctagcgtaacttcgaactgctgagcgtaatttcgctggtgtaatttcgccagcgtccggtaccctgtgtgcaactttggatcttcgtgaattagcgttgtccagacgAATGTTGTGATGTGCATGAAGCCagctctggcgaattttcgctggttagtgtaTTTGCCCCAAAGAATCTGGAACAACTGTCAACATAGAGAAAACATCTCTGCTGCATTTTGGGAATATGAATGTATGATAatggtacaggtaggggatccattatccggaaacgcaTTTtggagaaagctctgaattatggaaaggccatttcccatagactcaattttatcccaataatccatttttttttgtctctgtaataataaaacagtgccttatacttgatacaaactaagaaataatgaatccttattggtacTAAAACGGCCGattggatgtatttaatgttcaaatgcttttctagtagacttaaggtatgaagacccaaattacagacagatccgtTGTCTGAAAAAtaccaggttccaaacattctggataacaagtccatcTATGTATAAGAAAACTGTTAGGGAAGGCAGTAAACTTCAGATTCAATAGCATGAACTGGAGTCAATTTTGAGGTTCTTAATCTGCAGGGCTCCAGTGGGTGATCTTTTCACTGTCActacatatattacatacatcACTTAAATTACAGTAGatataaaacatacatttgaTGTAAATGCGATGTACTGAGCTGTGACGCTGTAATGTTCCTTTAACCTGGGGGATACCCTCAGAATCTGTACAAGTCCAGTTGAATAGTGATAAAAGAAtattaatatgttttagaatACCTCACATTTTTACAGATACATGATATCaaagccttcattatttcttgaTTTCTCATGCTATATATGACAGGGTTGGACAGAGGAGTCACAACGGTGTAAAGAAGTGACAGGATTTGTTTTAAATCCTCAGAATGGCTTTTGGATGGAGCAACATACTGCGCTATTAGAGTCCCAAAATAAATGCACACAACAACGAGATGAGAACTGCAGGTAGAGAAGGCTTTCTGCCTCCCAGTGCTGGatggtatatttaaaattgtGAGGAAGATTCTGACATAGGACATGAGTATGAACACAAACGGGAACAACGTTACTGGAGCAGCAATAATAAAGTTAGAATATGTCACTGAAGAAATGTCTGAACAGGAAAGGGCTAAGAGAGGAACGAGATCACAGAAGAAATGATCAATGACATTGGGACCACAGAACCTCAGCTCCCACACCAGACCAACAGTGATCATGGTGAGGATAAAACCCAGTATCCAAGAACAAGAGGTCAAATGAACACAAAGCCTTGGGTTCATGATACCAGCATAGTGGAGAGCATAACTGATTGCCAGGAATCGATCATAGGACATTACAGCCAGTAGAAGACACTCTGTAACTGCAAACactccaaaaagatacagctgtGTTATGCAGCCCACAAAGGATACAGTGCCACCTTTCTTCATAATTACATATAACATGTTAGGAACAATGTTTGTCGCAAGACAAATATCGGCTAAAGACAAGTGACTTAGGAAAAAGTACATTGGTGATTTTAGACTTTGGCTAGAAAAAATTAGGAAGAAAATTGTAGCGTTCCCTGCTATTGTTGCCATATAAATCACGAGGAACACACATGAGAGCAAAATGTTGTAGTCATGAACACCGTGGATTCCTACAAGAAAGAACTCTGTGACAAAGGTTTCATTTTGCCGCTCCATGACGGAATAATAGTAGCTTTTGGAACAGTCTTTCCCACAACTGTAACATATaaccaaaaaaatacaacataaCCAGTGTTACATGCTATTATACATTATGTGGAAATATTATCAATGAATTGATGTAATTTGACTGAATAGAATGAAATGCCCTTCTAGTATTATATAATGAATTATTTCCTAACTACAAacgaattaggggcagatttattaaggtacaAGTTgggttttccatgaaaattcatgTTTTCGAGTTTATTTCTAtagtcaaaattaaaatttttgggttaaaaaaaactaagttttttttttgaataaaactagaatttattataccctggccctggaaatagctcaaatcggAAAATAATGACCTAAACCCTGTTGAGgttgtaggagtcaatggcagaggtcccttggaccatttgaagatgttaatggccttcatgatgttcaagttcttttggagggttttgccaaaaactcgatcaattcgaatttctgggtttttaatcccgaactcgctgattcaagtttttctgagtttttcaaaaatatgAGTTGTgtgttcattcgaggtatataaaactttaaaaatcaacttttgataaataacccctagtgTTAAGCTTTACACAACTATAAAATACAGTTATTGGTGGTATAGTTAGAAATTGCCATTCGTCACAGCAAAGCCTTTAAAGGGGGACCATAGAGAGACCTTTGATAATATCATTTGGCTTCTCAGCAGTCACTATTCCAAGGTCTATGCAATATACTTAAAGGCTCATTTGCAGGGCAAGTGCAATGATGTGTAAAGTATACAATTTACAGGTAATAAGCCACATAGGCGTTATCATTTCCCTAAATTCATGAAACAATGTTTCAAACTCAAGAAGCATATGACTGGTAAGTGACATGTTGAGGAGGTTGTTTTGTGTGTAGGTGTGTCAATGGCAACATGAATTGTATCATTTCTGGTATGGTGAAAAGTGTCAGTTGTTTGTGTGTAGGTGCATCAATTAAGTCTGAAAATAATATCTTATCAAAGCAGGTgttaattttattgcatttaaaacCTGGGGAgctttacatttttgcaaaatcttgctcacataaaaaaataaaaaatgttttttaaagagttATTCAGCAGCAAGGCTTGTTGGTTGGTTGCCAAAATAAGGGTGGgtagacattaataaataaataataaaaaattaggggcagatttatcaagggtcgaagtgaattcgagggaattttctaagtaaaaaaattagaaattcaaagtaatttcttggatacttcgaccatcgaatacgatactacgacttcgaatttacttcgactttgattcgaagtaaaaatcgtttgaatattcgaccattcgataatcgaagacTTCGACTTCattagttcgccaaattaaacctgctgaagtgctatgttagcctatgaggaccttctagaccatttttctaagtcttcacacatcgaagtaaaatcgttcaatttgaacgattttacttcgatcgttcgatgggcaaattcggtgaaaaatacttcgatttcgttattcaaagtattttaattagatggtcgaatttcgaagtattttacacttcgaaattcgacccttgataaatcttccctttaATGTTCTCAATAAGTCAACTGTGACCATTATATCCTGCAGTCAAAATGTGCAGTCTTGCCTTAGCTGATTAGAATCGGTGTTATAAAAAGGTTGCTGACACTACTGGATT
The sequence above is a segment of the Xenopus laevis strain J_2021 chromosome 8L, Xenopus_laevis_v10.1, whole genome shotgun sequence genome. Coding sequences within it:
- the LOC108698994 gene encoding olfactory receptor 11A1, which gives rise to MERQNETFVTEFFLVGIHGVHDYNILLSCVFLVIYMATIAGNATIFFLIFSSQSLKSPMYFFLSHLSLADICLATNIVPNMLYVIMKKGGTVSFVGCITQLYLFGVFAVTECLLLAVMSYDRFLAISYALHYAGIMNPRLCVHLTSCSWILGFILTMITVGLVWELRFCGPNVIDHFFCDLVPLLALSCSDISSVTYSNFIIAAPVTLFPFVFILMSYVRIFLTILNIPSSTGRQKAFSTCSSHLVVVCIYFGTLIAQYVAPSKSHSEDLKQILSLLYTVVTPLSNPVIYSMRNQEIMKALISCICKNVRYSKTY